TCTTTATTCATGGGCCCGAAGGGGAGAACATTGAATTTTTCCAGCGCTGAGGATATCCATAGCTTCCAGTCCTTACTGGACAGATGTTGAACGCCGGACTATAATACACGTAGTTAATCATAAATTATGTGAACAACTTCATAAGAACCGGGGTGCTGGAATTGGCCGGCTGAGATTGTATACCTTAACATACTGACCCTTATACCTGATCTGGGTAATGCCAGCGTAGGAATGTGTATTTAGTGGTCTCTTTATACCGCTATCAACCTTTGCGCTCGTATGCGTCCCGAATATCGGGACGCTTTTTTTGTGATTAGGTAAGTAGAAGTAAGTGTTCAGAAGGAGAGAGAACATGGTACGGAATAAAAGATGGATGTCCTTGGTGATAATCTGCGCGGTGCTGCTTGTCGTTGCCGGATGCGGAAACAAAGAAAAGCCGAACAACGAAGGGGCCAGTGATTCGAACAAACCTGCTGCTGAGCTGCGGGACGTTCAGGTTATGCTGGACTGGTCGGCAAACACGAACCATACAGGGCTTTACGCTGCAAAAGATCTTGGATATTACGAGGAGGAAGGGCTCAACGTCAAGATTGTACAGCCGGGTGCTGGCGGCAGTGATGCTCTGGTCGCCTCAGGCAAGGCTGACTTCGGTGTCAGCTACCAGGAAAGTGTCACTCTCGCGAGAACTCAAGGCGTGCCACTCGTTTCGATCGCAGCTGTGATCCAGCATAATACGTCCGGGTTTGCCGCTCCGGTTGACCGGAATATTAAAAAAGCAGCCGATTTTGAAGGCAAATCTTACGGCGGTTGGGGTTCCCCTGTAGAAGAGGCTGTGATGAAATCGATCATGGAGAAGGATAACGCCGACGTAAGCAAGGTAAAAATGATTAATATGGGAGATGCGGATTATTTCACTGCCGTGAAGCGCGATATTGATTTTGCCTGGATCTTTTACGCTTGGACAGGTATTGAAGCCGAGCTGCGTGAAGAGAAACTGGACATGATTTATGTGAAAGACTATTCAGAAGCGCTGGACTATTATACCCCTGTACTGGTAACGAGCGAGAAAATGATCAATGAAGATCCGGAACTGGTCAAAGCGTTCATGCGCGCTACAGCTAAAGGCTATGACTACGCCATTAAACAGCCGGAAGAAGCAGCTGCTCTCCTCTCCAAGGCAGTACCCGAGCTGGACAAAGATCTGGTGCTGGCTAGCCAGAAATGGCTTAGCCCGCTCTATCAAGACGATGCTCCTCGCTGGGGAGAACAGAAAGAAAGCGTATGGAAGGGTTATGCTGATTGGATGTTTGAACGTAAACTGCTGGATAAGCCACTCGAGGCAGGCAGCGCGTTCACGAATGATTTTTTACCGGATAGCCCATAAATCGCAGAACAATAGATCCGATATAACGAAAGGATGGAATGGACCATGGCAAGTACACTGCTCAGCATTCAAGTGATTCCCAAGACGCCCGACGGTCGGGACAGCATACCTTATGTAGACGTAGCTATCAAAGTCATTCAGGAATCAGGTGTCAAATATCAGGTGAACGCGCTGGAAACGACACTGGAAGGAGAACTGCCAGAGCTGCTGAAGATTGTGAATGATATGCACGAGGCACTTTTCCAGGCGGGCTGCCCGAGCGTCATATCCCAAGTGAAAATCGCGCAAAATCCTGAAGGAATCAGCATGGACCGGCTGACTGAGAAATATCGTCCATGAGGATTTGGTGGAATCGTCTATGGCCGCCCTTTGTGGCGGTCCTCTTCTTTTTAACAGTGTGGCAGTTGGCTGTCTCCTTGTTCCATGTGGAAGACTGGATCCTACCACCGCCTTCGGACATCGTCAGGGAAGCCGCTGCTGGAGCCGAAGATCTGCTCGGACATACACTTGCCACCCTGCAGCTGACACTAGTTGGCTTCGCCATCGGAACGGCTGTCGGTCTGGTCATCGCGCTGCTTCTCCATCTGGTCCCTTGGATGAAAACCGCACTGTACCCGCTTCTCGTCGTAAGCCAAAATGTGCCGACAATTGCGCTGGCTCCACTGCTCATGATCTGGTTCGGGTTTGGAATCTTACCAAAGGTTATTGTCATTACACTCGTGTGCTTCTTTCCGGTCGCCGTCTCAGCCATGGATGGTCTTGCTCGTACTGACCGGACGATGATGAATTACATGGAGATGGCTGGTGCAAGCAAATGGCAGACGTTCAGCAAGCTGGAGCTGCCTCATGCTCTCCCCTCCATCTTCTCTGGCGTCCGGATTGCGGCTACATATTCGGTCATGGGTGCGGTGATTGGGGAGTGGATCGGCTCGGACAAAGGAATCGGATATTTCATGATGCTGCAGAAATCCGCGTACCGTACGGACCGCGTATTTGTCGCTATTTTTATCATTGTCTTGTTAAGCCTGCTCATGGTTGCGCTCATAACTCTGCTGGAGCGACGGCTCATCCGCTGGAATCCGAAGCAGGAAAAGTCATCATGATACCAATCTACAATAAGGGAGGTGTTTTCGGGTGAAGACAGATCTGAACCCTGCGTACCAACAACACGAGATGGATCATCCGGACAACTCGGAACAGATCTCCTCTCCTGCGTTGGAAGCACGTGGTATCTATAAGTCATTCCGGGATCGTAAAAAGGAAGTTCAGGTACTGGATGGTCTTTCACTAGCCGTACAACCTGGACAATTCGTCTCCATCATCGGACCGTCCGGCAGCGGGAAGAGCACGCTGTTTCACATTATAGGCGGGCTAACTGCACCGGACGCCGGTAACATCTGGATGAACGGCGTAGATGTAACTGGGCAAAAGGGCTTGATCGCCTATATGCCACAGCAACCTGCCCTCTTCCCATGGCGCACAGTCGAGGACAACGTGCTCCTTCCACGTGAACTCGCCGGCATGTCCAGGGTTCAAGCACTGGAGGAAACGCGCCTCTGGATTGAACGGGCGGGACTTACCGGATTTGAGAAAGCTTATCCGCACACGCTATCCGGCGGCATGCAGCAGCGGACCGCTTTTCTGCGAGCGATGATGAGCCCGCAGGAGGTGATGTGCCTGGATGAGCCGTTCAGCGCACTCGACGCGCTGACCCGCAGCGACATGCAGCGCTGGCTGCTCGATATATGGGAGGAGCACCGCCGCTCCGTTCTAATGATTACACACCATATTGAAGAAGCGCTGCTTCTGTCCGATACGGTGTACGTCATGTCAAGCCGTCCCTCCTCCATTCTGCAAAAAATCGAGGTGCCTTTCCCTCGTCCCCGTCGGGAAAATATCCTGTCAGATCCGGCTTTTCTGGCCTTGAAACACGACATCTCCACAATGATGCGTGAAGAGCTGCGAAAGCGCTGAGCTTTTGTACCGCGCGCAGCTCTCACCGTGCGTGTGGCGTTGCATGACAGAGGTCTACCACAGCGGGAATACGGCTGTATAAGATAAGGAGATGAAAAAATGGCATCTGTTCATACAAAACCGGATATGGATTCTTTGAATTATCCCCTGATCGATGCTCACATCCATCTGGATACATATCCAATAGATCAGCAGCTTTCCATTCTTGAAAGCCTGCCCGGATACGGCGTGGAATCCGTTATCTCCGTATCCATGCATCTGGAATCTTGCCAGCGCAATCTCGAACTGGCACGCCGATTTGTTGACCGCGTGAAACCCGCCTTTGGCTATCACCCTGAACAACAAATGCCGTCTCCAGCCGATATTGACTCCCTGTTCGCCTTTATGGAAAGCCATCTGGATGAGATGATCGCCGTGGGAGAAGTCGGGCTTCCTTACTATTCCCGGCTCGAAGCGCAATCCAGCGGTAAGGATTGGGACAACCGCCCTTACGAGGACTTGCTGGAGCGGTTCATTATATTTGCCAAAAAGCATGACAAGCCGGTCATCCTTCATGCCGTCTACGAGGACGCTGATATCGCCTGTGACCTGCTGGAGAAACATAGCGTAACATCAGCTCACTTTCACTGGTTCAAAGGGTCGCCGGGAACGATCCAGCGGATGGCTGATGCGGGCTACTGCATTTCGTTCACCCCGGACCTGCTCTACGAGCAGGAAATTCGTGAACTGGCGCGCCTGTACCCCGCCGGTCAGGTTATGTCCGAAACGGATGGGCCGTGGCCGTTTGAAGGACCGTTTCAAGGCCAGGTAACACACCCTCGCATGACTGCCGACGTCGCATCAGCCTGGGCCGATATTCAAGGTATCAGTCTGATGGAGGCACGCCGTATTTTGTATGACAATGCCCGGCGGTTTTATCGCATGAGGTAGATCTAAAGAGCTGGGGCTGAACCAAAAGTTACACTTGGCAGCCCCTTTATCATGGAGTGAATAAAACCTAAGCTATTTTGTTAGCTGGTTATTGACCATTCGTCCCTTTTTCACCGGATTTCCCCAATACGTAAACAGACGCCAAATATATTCAAAGGGTCCTAACGGAAGACGTTTTAGCCATATTTTACTGAATACAATCTGTAGTGCAAAGATGATAATGACCAGCAGCATCTGCCAAATTGGCTCGATCGTTCCA
Above is a window of Paenibacillus uliginis N3/975 DNA encoding:
- a CDS encoding ABC transporter substrate-binding protein; translation: MVRNKRWMSLVIICAVLLVVAGCGNKEKPNNEGASDSNKPAAELRDVQVMLDWSANTNHTGLYAAKDLGYYEEEGLNVKIVQPGAGGSDALVASGKADFGVSYQESVTLARTQGVPLVSIAAVIQHNTSGFAAPVDRNIKKAADFEGKSYGGWGSPVEEAVMKSIMEKDNADVSKVKMINMGDADYFTAVKRDIDFAWIFYAWTGIEAELREEKLDMIYVKDYSEALDYYTPVLVTSEKMINEDPELVKAFMRATAKGYDYAIKQPEEAAALLSKAVPELDKDLVLASQKWLSPLYQDDAPRWGEQKESVWKGYADWMFERKLLDKPLEAGSAFTNDFLPDSP
- a CDS encoding MTH1187 family thiamine-binding protein translates to MASTLLSIQVIPKTPDGRDSIPYVDVAIKVIQESGVKYQVNALETTLEGELPELLKIVNDMHEALFQAGCPSVISQVKIAQNPEGISMDRLTEKYRP
- a CDS encoding ABC transporter permease, with the protein product MRIWWNRLWPPFVAVLFFLTVWQLAVSLFHVEDWILPPPSDIVREAAAGAEDLLGHTLATLQLTLVGFAIGTAVGLVIALLLHLVPWMKTALYPLLVVSQNVPTIALAPLLMIWFGFGILPKVIVITLVCFFPVAVSAMDGLARTDRTMMNYMEMAGASKWQTFSKLELPHALPSIFSGVRIAATYSVMGAVIGEWIGSDKGIGYFMMLQKSAYRTDRVFVAIFIIVLLSLLMVALITLLERRLIRWNPKQEKSS
- a CDS encoding ABC transporter ATP-binding protein: MDHPDNSEQISSPALEARGIYKSFRDRKKEVQVLDGLSLAVQPGQFVSIIGPSGSGKSTLFHIIGGLTAPDAGNIWMNGVDVTGQKGLIAYMPQQPALFPWRTVEDNVLLPRELAGMSRVQALEETRLWIERAGLTGFEKAYPHTLSGGMQQRTAFLRAMMSPQEVMCLDEPFSALDALTRSDMQRWLLDIWEEHRRSVLMITHHIEEALLLSDTVYVMSSRPSSILQKIEVPFPRPRRENILSDPAFLALKHDISTMMREELRKR
- a CDS encoding TatD family hydrolase, with translation MASVHTKPDMDSLNYPLIDAHIHLDTYPIDQQLSILESLPGYGVESVISVSMHLESCQRNLELARRFVDRVKPAFGYHPEQQMPSPADIDSLFAFMESHLDEMIAVGEVGLPYYSRLEAQSSGKDWDNRPYEDLLERFIIFAKKHDKPVILHAVYEDADIACDLLEKHSVTSAHFHWFKGSPGTIQRMADAGYCISFTPDLLYEQEIRELARLYPAGQVMSETDGPWPFEGPFQGQVTHPRMTADVASAWADIQGISLMEARRILYDNARRFYRMR